One genomic segment of Pandoraea thiooxydans includes these proteins:
- a CDS encoding rhodanese-like domain-containing protein has translation MTTSTEIYSQADQRRQSGNLPYAGAVTPEEAATLLQLDPEARLVDVRTRAELDWVGRPQIADDRYIHIEWIRYPGSVPNAQFLEQLRAQVAPNAPLLFLCRSAARSKVAAKLATENGFSKAYDILEGFEGDKNSAGHRKTVSGWCHRGLPWIGA, from the coding sequence ATGACGACATCTACCGAAATCTACTCGCAAGCCGATCAACGGCGCCAAAGCGGCAACCTGCCATATGCCGGCGCGGTCACGCCCGAGGAGGCCGCGACACTGCTGCAACTCGACCCCGAGGCTCGACTCGTCGACGTGCGCACTCGCGCCGAACTCGACTGGGTGGGCCGGCCGCAAATTGCCGACGACAGATACATTCATATCGAATGGATCCGCTACCCTGGCAGCGTGCCCAATGCACAGTTCCTGGAGCAGTTGCGTGCCCAGGTCGCACCCAACGCACCGCTGCTGTTCCTGTGCCGCAGCGCGGCGCGCTCGAAGGTCGCAGCCAAGCTCGCCACCGAGAACGGCTTCAGCAAGGCCTATGACATTCTCGAGGGTTTCGAGGGCGATAAAAACAGCGCCGGCCACCGCAAAACGGTATCCGGCTGGTGCCATCGAGGCTTGCCCTGGATTGGGGCATAA
- a CDS encoding LysE family translocator, translating to MSLASLMTFALALLVAAGAPGPGIAAIVARVLGRGTQGAIAFTAGMAIGDVVWLTCAVLGVAALAQSFSEVFLAVKYAGALYLLYLAWKMWTSPVTTQEVTQQAQPPRERPSRLFLGGLSVTLGNPKVVIFYLALLPNLLDLRHITPLGYAEVVGITLAILAVVFGAYILLAARARKLLASRRAMKLLNRSTGVVMAGAAVMVATR from the coding sequence ATGAGTCTTGCGAGCTTGATGACTTTCGCGCTGGCGCTGCTGGTCGCCGCCGGCGCGCCCGGCCCCGGCATCGCCGCCATCGTGGCACGCGTGCTGGGACGAGGCACGCAGGGCGCGATCGCTTTCACCGCCGGCATGGCCATCGGCGACGTCGTCTGGCTGACCTGCGCTGTGCTTGGGGTGGCCGCACTGGCGCAGTCGTTCAGCGAAGTCTTCCTGGCGGTCAAATACGCGGGCGCGCTCTACCTGCTTTATCTCGCCTGGAAAATGTGGACCTCGCCAGTCACCACGCAGGAGGTGACGCAGCAGGCGCAGCCGCCTCGCGAGCGCCCGTCCAGACTGTTTCTCGGCGGACTGTCGGTGACCCTGGGCAATCCGAAGGTCGTGATCTTTTATCTGGCGCTGCTCCCCAATCTGCTTGACCTGCGTCACATCACGCCGCTCGGATACGCCGAAGTCGTCGGTATCACGCTGGCGATTCTCGCCGTGGTGTTCGGCGCCTACATTCTTCTCGCGGCCCGCGCCCGCAAGCTCCTGGCCTCGCGGCGCGCGATGAAACTCCTCAACCGCTCGACTGGCGTGGTGATGGCGGGCGCCGCGGTGATGGTCGCGACCCGCTGA
- a CDS encoding DUF4148 domain-containing protein, with protein sequence MKRLTLASALVSLTLAAAAVPAFASDAYPDGSQLAWVLQTSSVTRAQVRAELVQAEQQGLLLQTDTVYPKLADPVSTKTRAQVEQELVGYTPAPFYRGQ encoded by the coding sequence ATGAAACGTCTTACCCTTGCATCCGCCCTTGTATCACTCACGCTGGCTGCCGCTGCCGTGCCGGCCTTCGCCAGCGACGCTTATCCCGATGGCTCGCAACTGGCCTGGGTGCTCCAAACCAGCAGCGTGACCCGCGCGCAGGTTCGCGCCGAGCTGGTGCAGGCCGAACAGCAAGGCCTGCTGCTGCAAACCGACACGGTCTACCCGAAGCTTGCCGATCCGGTCAGCACGAAGACTCGCGCCCAGGTCGAGCAGGAACTCGTCGGCTACACGCCGGCGCCGTTCTATCGCGGTCAATAA